A region from the Candidatus Roizmanbacteria bacterium CG_4_9_14_0_2_um_filter_38_17 genome encodes:
- a CDS encoding DNA mismatch repair protein MutT produces MNLYNIPVKPGVDHIGVSVGALIFNHKGELFLNERSQLARNAKGHWEVPGGMIEFGETRAQAILREIKEEFNIDIIIDSILHTVDEILVDEKQHWIPTTYTGKIKKTQVPKIMEPHKCDEIGWFSLGNLPTPLSYITKLDLEEYYKQNV; encoded by the coding sequence ATAAACCTGTATAATATACCTGTGAAACCTGGAGTAGATCATATAGGAGTATCAGTTGGTGCTCTTATATTCAACCATAAAGGAGAACTGTTTCTTAATGAGCGCTCACAACTAGCCAGAAACGCTAAGGGTCACTGGGAAGTACCGGGAGGTATGATAGAGTTTGGTGAAACCAGAGCACAGGCTATTTTAAGAGAAATTAAAGAGGAGTTTAATATAGATATTATAATAGATAGTATTCTTCATACTGTTGACGAGATTCTCGTAGATGAAAAACAGCACTGGATTCCTACTACATATACTGGTAAGATAAAAAAGACACAAGTGCCTAAGATTATGGAACCACATAAGTGTGATGAAATAGGCTGGTTTAGCCTAGGTAATCTACCCACGCCTCTCTCATATATAACTAAGCTAGATCTAGAAGAATATTACAAACAGAATGTATAA
- a CDS encoding tyrosine--tRNA ligase codes for MDKIDELLTRGVDTIYPSKEELEKVLRSGKKIRIYQGFDPTGTQLHIGHAVALMKLRNFQELGHKVIFLIGDFTAMIGDPSGKIKGARKMISREEVLKNAETYETQASRILRFSGKNKVKVKFNSQWLGKMSAIEFLRMSDYLTFAQIIKRDLFRKREQEGQDIYANEFMYPILQGYDSVAMDVDAEIGGTDQMFNMLVGRDLLKRMKKKEKFVITVPLLTDTQGNKIGKSEGNVIGITDTPEDLYGKIMSLPDSAIIPCFELITNLTMTEVEKIKNELKTDSANPMEYKKRLARQIVEQYNNADAATAAQRFFEAKYQEGNKNEAAEEISIKKPMGLVALISKLDDNRSSSDIKRLIKQGGIKINGKKNVDMAYSYEPKDDDIIEIGKHRVFRVKSK; via the coding sequence ATGGACAAAATAGATGAGCTTTTAACTAGAGGAGTAGACACCATCTACCCATCTAAGGAGGAGCTTGAGAAAGTCTTAAGATCTGGTAAAAAAATACGAATATATCAGGGTTTTGATCCAACTGGTACACAGCTACACATTGGGCATGCTGTGGCACTAATGAAGTTGAGAAATTTCCAGGAATTGGGCCACAAAGTAATATTTTTAATTGGTGATTTTACTGCGATGATTGGTGACCCATCTGGAAAAATAAAAGGTGCACGTAAAATGATAAGCCGGGAGGAAGTGTTAAAAAATGCTGAAACATACGAGACACAGGCATCTAGAATATTAAGATTTAGCGGTAAAAACAAGGTTAAGGTTAAATTTAATAGTCAGTGGCTTGGAAAGATGTCAGCAATAGAATTTCTAAGAATGTCAGATTATCTTACTTTTGCGCAAATTATTAAGCGTGATTTATTTAGAAAAAGAGAGCAAGAAGGTCAAGATATATATGCAAATGAATTTATGTATCCAATATTACAAGGGTATGACTCGGTAGCAATGGATGTTGATGCAGAAATTGGAGGTACAGATCAGATGTTTAACATGCTTGTTGGTCGTGATTTACTAAAGAGAATGAAGAAAAAAGAAAAGTTTGTAATTACGGTTCCGTTACTCACTGATACCCAAGGCAATAAGATCGGCAAATCGGAGGGAAATGTGATCGGAATTACAGATACACCCGAGGATCTGTATGGCAAGATAATGAGCCTGCCAGACTCTGCAATTATTCCCTGTTTTGAATTAATAACTAATCTCACAATGACTGAAGTTGAGAAGATAAAAAATGAACTCAAGACTGATTCTGCCAATCCAATGGAATATAAAAAGCGCCTAGCTCGTCAGATAGTAGAGCAATATAACAATGCTGACGCAGCTACAGCTGCCCAGAGATTTTTTGAAGCTAAATATCAGGAGGGAAACAAAAACGAAGCAGCAGAGGAAATTTCAATTAAAAAACCTATGGGATTGGTTGCTCTAATTAGTAAGCTAGATGATAATCGCTCGAGTAGTGACATTAAAAGATTGATAAAGCAAGGTGGTATAAAAATTAATGGAAAAAAGAATGTCGATATGGCATATAGCTATGAACCCAAAGATGATGATATAATAGAGATAGGTAAGCATAGGGTATTTAGGGTAAAGAGCAAATAG
- a CDS encoding phenylalanine--tRNA ligase subunit alpha: protein MDILEIKQQAELELAKITSGSQLELFRVKYLGKQGLVTNLLRKIPKLDILERGKFGVAVNELKQTVEDAVSKHIKILATIKSSPVDLSVKTEQPRGTLHPVTQAIEQITDIFSRIGFNRVAYPEVDWDWYAFESLNMPKGHPARDEWETFFVDHPQHSKLGKLVLTPHTSNGQVREMQRLKKPPMRMINIARCYRRQQDLTHTFMFHQFEGLVIDTDINLSHLKGTFEYFAKEFYGPDTKIRFRPFHFQFTEPSMEVDFSCVHCKGKGCKFCKSGWHEVGGSGMIHPNVLRAGGIDPDKYTGYAFGWGVERTLSLRPDVQIDDIRKYYNNDIRFLKQF from the coding sequence ATGGATATACTTGAAATAAAGCAGCAAGCAGAACTAGAGCTTGCAAAGATAACCTCTGGTTCACAACTAGAATTATTTCGTGTTAAATACCTTGGAAAACAAGGACTTGTTACTAATCTTCTAAGAAAAATTCCCAAACTAGATATTTTAGAGAGAGGCAAATTTGGAGTGGCGGTTAACGAGTTAAAACAAACTGTTGAAGATGCTGTCAGTAAACATATAAAAATACTAGCTACTATTAAATCTAGTCCAGTAGATTTAAGTGTCAAGACAGAGCAACCCAGGGGAACACTCCATCCAGTTACACAAGCAATTGAGCAGATTACAGATATTTTTTCCCGGATTGGATTCAACAGGGTGGCTTATCCAGAGGTCGACTGGGATTGGTATGCATTTGAGAGCCTTAATATGCCAAAAGGTCACCCAGCGCGAGATGAATGGGAGACATTTTTTGTAGACCATCCGCAGCACTCTAAACTGGGAAAACTCGTGCTTACTCCCCATACCTCAAACGGTCAGGTAAGAGAAATGCAGAGGTTAAAAAAACCACCAATGAGGATGATTAATATTGCTCGCTGCTATCGTAGACAACAAGACTTAACCCATACATTTATGTTTCACCAGTTTGAGGGATTGGTAATAGATACAGACATTAACTTGAGTCATCTTAAGGGGACTTTTGAGTACTTTGCAAAAGAATTCTACGGACCAGATACCAAAATTCGTTTTAGGCCTTTCCATTTTCAGTTTACGGAGCCATCGATGGAGGTCGATTTTAGCTGCGTACATTGTAAGGGTAAAGGCTGTAAATTCTGTAAATCTGGTTGGCATGAAGTGGGAGGGTCTGGGATGATACATCCTAATGTTTTACGAGCTGGAGGAATAGATCCAGACAAATATACTGGTTATGCATTTGGGTGGGGAGTTGAGCGGACCTTATCATTAAGACCAGATGTGCAGATTGACGATATTCGCAAATATTATAACAATGATATTCGCTTTTTAAAGCAATTTTAA
- a CDS encoding 50S ribosomal protein L32 produces the protein MAVPKQRTSTQRKGKRRAGQPGVKATQLVKCKNCDELKTPHTICKSCGTYRGREYK, from the coding sequence ATGGCAGTACCAAAACAACGCACATCAACCCAAAGAAAGGGTAAAAGAAGAGCAGGTCAACCAGGTGTTAAAGCAACACAGTTGGTGAAGTGTAAGAACTGTGATGAGCTAAAAACACCGCATACAATTTGTAAGAGCTGTGGAACCTATCGCGGACGAGAGTATAAGTAA
- a CDS encoding macrolide ABC transporter ATP-binding protein — translation MKPLLTLKDVSRTYELGGVAVHALNKVSTELKEGEFVAIMGPSGSGKSTLMHIIGLLDTPSSGELLYKDKSIKNLSENDRAKLRNKVIGFVFQQFNLIKKVSALDNVILPIIYRHERIKNSKKIGARLLTRLGLGNRQDHAPNQLSGGQQQRVAIARALINDPEIILADEPTGNLDTKTGDQIMQILKNLNNEGKTIVMVTHESEIAKYADRIIRIVDGKIIEDK, via the coding sequence ATGAAACCCCTATTAACGCTAAAAGATGTTTCCCGTACATACGAGCTTGGTGGAGTAGCTGTACATGCATTAAATAAGGTATCTACTGAGCTAAAAGAAGGTGAGTTTGTGGCAATTATGGGTCCGTCTGGTTCCGGTAAGTCCACTCTAATGCATATAATTGGCCTCTTGGATACTCCAAGTAGCGGAGAATTACTTTATAAAGACAAAAGCATAAAAAACTTATCTGAAAATGATCGAGCTAAGCTACGCAATAAAGTTATAGGATTTGTATTTCAGCAGTTTAATCTCATAAAAAAAGTTTCGGCACTAGACAATGTAATACTACCCATAATCTACCGTCATGAACGCATAAAAAATTCTAAAAAAATTGGAGCAAGGTTACTGACAAGGTTAGGATTGGGCAATAGACAAGATCATGCGCCTAATCAGCTATCTGGAGGACAGCAGCAGAGAGTGGCCATTGCTCGAGCATTAATCAATGATCCAGAAATTATTCTAGCAGATGAACCCACGGGTAACTTGGATACCAAAACAGGAGATCAGATTATGCAGATTTTAAAGAATCTAAATAATGAAGGTAAAACAATCGTCATGGTAACTCATGAAAGTGAAATAGCAAAATACGCTGATCGAATTATTAGAATCGTGGATGGGAAAATTATAGAAGATAAATGA
- a CDS encoding translation initiation factor IF-3, with the protein MALSLNLKLARNRQNFVEGKYYQTNEEIRAPQLRVVHPSEGQLGILSLEDALAKAKELELDLVEVAPGANPPVAKLIDFAKFKYEESKKKKNSKASTPTTKQLRMRPFMEQHDFDVKLKKISKFLSSGDRVRIQVRFFGREITKKQFGFNLISRVMEELGDKAKLNSEPKIKGKVLEALILPK; encoded by the coding sequence ATAGCTTTAAGCTTAAATTTGAAATTGGCAAGAAATAGACAAAATTTTGTTGAGGGTAAGTATTACCAAACAAACGAAGAAATACGTGCACCACAGCTTAGGGTTGTACATCCTAGTGAAGGACAACTTGGTATTTTAAGTCTGGAAGATGCGTTGGCAAAAGCCAAAGAGCTAGAGCTTGATTTAGTTGAGGTTGCTCCAGGTGCTAACCCACCTGTAGCAAAACTTATAGACTTTGCTAAGTTTAAGTACGAGGAGTCGAAAAAGAAGAAAAATAGTAAGGCTTCGACGCCAACTACTAAGCAATTGAGAATGCGTCCTTTTATGGAGCAGCATGATTTTGATGTAAAATTAAAAAAGATTAGTAAGTTTTTGAGTTCAGGAGATAGAGTAAGAATACAGGTTCGTTTTTTTGGTAGAGAGATAACCAAAAAACAGTTTGGGTTTAATTTAATTAGTAGGGTAATGGAAGAATTGGGAGATAAAGCTAAATTAAATAGTGAACCAAAGATTAAGGGTAAAGTATTAGAGGCATTAATTTTGCCAAAATAA
- a CDS encoding threonine--tRNA ligase yields MNSQKKGTLWAMRHTGEHLLHQSVKELFPEIKLAMGPATPEGFYFDFDPGKVKITPEDFPKIESRMEELKKLDLPMIREEISVKEARELFKGNPYKQEWIDGIEERQEKVTTYRTGKEGDKNSMVDLCAGPHAKTTGEVGPFKLLSIAGAYWRGDEKNKMLTRIYGTAFPTQKELDKYIWREEEAKKRDHRKIGREMELFTIRDEVGPGLAIWLPKGNIIREELEAWAKKTEKAWGYKSVATPHITKANLYYTSGHLPYYKDDMFPPMVLDESKEEYYLKPMNCPHHHMVYSDRPKSYRDLPLRIAEFGYCYRYEASGELFGLMRVRGFEQNDAHIYCTKDQAVEEFVKVMKLHEYYYKALGIKDYYLELALRDPANKTKYHGNEAMWKEAESLMREAVAQVDIPMVEEDGSAAFYGPKIDFVVKSSIGREFATSTNQIDLFMGDRFKLKYTDDKGIEQTPVIIHRAPLGSHERFIGFLIEHFAGAFPVWLHPVQVMIIPISAKQLDYAKGVEEKLISLIPELRVELDNSDETLGNKIRKAQTQKAPYMLIVGDKEVENNSVSLRLRDGKDGGVIKVEEFADKVSKIILNKDLELGFN; encoded by the coding sequence ATGAATTCACAAAAAAAAGGTACATTATGGGCGATGCGGCATACTGGTGAACATCTTCTGCACCAGTCGGTAAAAGAGCTATTCCCAGAGATCAAGCTGGCGATGGGGCCGGCAACCCCAGAGGGCTTCTATTTTGATTTTGATCCTGGTAAGGTAAAAATTACCCCAGAAGACTTTCCAAAGATAGAGAGTAGAATGGAAGAGCTTAAGAAACTAGATCTGCCTATGATTAGAGAAGAAATTTCCGTAAAAGAGGCACGAGAACTGTTTAAGGGCAATCCATATAAACAAGAATGGATTGATGGAATTGAGGAAAGACAAGAAAAAGTGACCACCTACCGGACTGGGAAAGAAGGAGATAAAAATTCCATGGTGGATTTGTGCGCTGGTCCTCACGCAAAGACTACTGGAGAGGTTGGACCTTTTAAACTTCTATCAATAGCCGGAGCCTATTGGAGAGGTGATGAGAAAAACAAGATGTTAACCCGAATCTATGGCACGGCTTTTCCAACACAAAAAGAGCTGGATAAATATATCTGGCGAGAGGAGGAAGCTAAAAAAAGAGATCACAGAAAAATAGGTAGGGAAATGGAGCTTTTTACAATAAGAGATGAAGTTGGGCCTGGTTTAGCCATCTGGCTTCCTAAGGGAAATATCATACGGGAAGAGCTTGAGGCCTGGGCCAAAAAAACAGAAAAAGCATGGGGATATAAGAGTGTGGCAACTCCGCATATTACAAAAGCCAACCTTTATTACACATCTGGTCATTTACCATATTATAAAGACGATATGTTTCCTCCGATGGTATTGGACGAAAGCAAAGAAGAGTACTACCTTAAGCCTATGAACTGTCCTCATCATCACATGGTGTATAGCGACAGACCAAAGAGCTATAGAGACTTACCGCTTCGAATAGCAGAGTTTGGCTATTGTTACCGCTATGAGGCTTCTGGTGAACTGTTTGGACTAATGAGAGTTAGAGGTTTTGAGCAAAATGATGCTCATATATATTGTACAAAAGACCAGGCTGTTGAGGAATTTGTAAAAGTAATGAAACTACATGAATATTATTATAAGGCTCTAGGGATAAAGGACTACTATTTGGAATTGGCGCTTCGCGACCCAGCTAATAAGACTAAGTATCATGGTAATGAAGCGATGTGGAAAGAAGCAGAAAGCCTAATGCGAGAAGCTGTAGCTCAAGTAGATATTCCTATGGTAGAGGAAGATGGGAGTGCGGCCTTTTATGGTCCAAAAATAGATTTTGTTGTTAAGTCATCTATTGGACGTGAATTTGCAACCTCAACAAACCAGATTGATCTATTTATGGGAGATAGGTTTAAATTAAAATATACTGATGATAAAGGCATTGAACAGACACCGGTTATTATTCATCGGGCTCCACTGGGCTCCCATGAGCGATTTATAGGCTTTTTAATTGAGCATTTTGCTGGAGCTTTCCCTGTCTGGCTACATCCAGTCCAGGTCATGATCATACCAATTAGTGCTAAACAACTAGATTATGCTAAGGGTGTTGAAGAGAAATTAATCTCGCTTATACCAGAACTAAGAGTGGAGCTAGATAACAGCGATGAAACCTTAGGCAACAAGATTAGAAAAGCGCAAACTCAAAAAGCACCCTACATGCTCATTGTGGGAGACAAAGAGGTCGAAAATAACAGCGTAAGTCTAAGGCTCAGAGACGGAAAAGATGGGGGAGTAATAAAAGTAGAAGAATTTGCAGATAAAGTGAGCAAGATCATATTAAATAAGGATCTTGAATTAGGATTTAATTAA
- a CDS encoding penicillin-binding protein, translated as MRKAYDYSQKRRSRRRSRLNFGAIRFRKDKLVANLSVALVVLIVLGFLVVVGLFAWYSKDLPRPDKVRQFDGLSTIIYSRDGEPLYDIYAEQNLVPLKLDEVPEYLKQATIAIEDQDFYKHSGFSISGMMRGAFHSIFLGKVQGGSTLTQQLVKNALLTTEKSLPRKVKELILSIQIERKYTKDEILEMYLNNIPYGGTAWGTKTAAETYFDKDVSELNLVESAILAGLPQSPTRYSPYGPNPTAYISRTQNVLRRMREDKYISKDEEKVALSQLDKVIFSGNSAQITAAHFVMYVKQLLVDQYGESEVEQGGLRVTTTLDLDLQEDVEKIVLEEIAKVTNFNVTNGAVVAIDPQTGEVLAMVGSKDYSETGDEEEAFEGKFNVAVQGLRQPGSAIKPFTYATALSKGYAADTVLVDALTEFPGGEENPEYIPENYDGKYRGPLQLRYGLANSINTMAVKTLALVGVEDMMEIAFKMGFTTLEPTRSNINRFGLSITLGGGEVRLIDMTSAFGVFGASGVRHEPISILKIENSNGKTIFEHKQSRGKEVLEPGVAYIISDILSDNEARSLVFGPNSYLNIPGHKVAVKTGTTNDFRDNWTIGYTKDIVVGVWVGNNNNSPMKSVASGVTGAAPIWSRIMRSALATRSSGFGDLPDNIVQIQIDKFAGGKPVGGQPTRLEYFVKGTEPSDVSPIYQKLKVSRSDSNKLANSIEIAKGEYDEKDFIVLQEKDPFGTDTINRWQAGINKWLESVEDSKYHPPTETTSTDESSVVISFKDPEDHKQYDETKIHIRAQAVSGSSIKKIEVFIDGTSKHTANSDKVDIELDLSQGAYTIKVRAENDKGNSAESERKIGVQVPWDSNPTSTPTPSQSPIPTL; from the coding sequence ATGAGAAAAGCTTACGACTATAGTCAGAAAAGAAGGTCGCGTCGCAGATCTCGTCTAAATTTTGGCGCTATTAGATTCAGAAAAGATAAGTTGGTTGCCAATTTATCTGTAGCATTAGTTGTACTCATAGTCTTAGGGTTTCTTGTAGTCGTTGGGTTATTTGCCTGGTACTCAAAAGACTTACCAAGACCAGACAAAGTGCGCCAGTTTGATGGCCTTTCTACCATCATCTACTCACGTGACGGCGAGCCCCTGTATGATATATACGCTGAACAAAATCTTGTCCCCTTAAAGCTAGATGAAGTCCCTGAATATCTCAAACAAGCAACTATCGCAATTGAGGATCAAGATTTTTACAAACACTCAGGTTTTTCAATTTCAGGTATGATGCGAGGAGCTTTTCATAGTATATTCCTAGGTAAGGTTCAAGGTGGGTCTACGCTAACCCAGCAATTAGTAAAAAATGCCCTGCTAACTACAGAAAAATCTTTACCTCGTAAAGTTAAAGAGCTCATTCTTTCAATCCAGATTGAGCGGAAATATACCAAAGATGAGATTCTTGAGATGTATCTAAACAACATTCCTTATGGAGGCACAGCCTGGGGAACTAAAACTGCGGCTGAGACATACTTTGATAAAGACGTATCAGAGCTTAACTTGGTAGAATCTGCCATACTTGCCGGCCTACCACAATCCCCTACCCGTTATTCTCCTTATGGGCCTAATCCTACCGCATACATTAGTCGAACTCAAAATGTTCTCCGGCGCATGCGCGAAGATAAGTACATATCTAAAGATGAAGAAAAGGTTGCTCTATCTCAACTAGATAAAGTAATCTTCTCCGGAAATAGTGCCCAGATAACAGCGGCTCATTTCGTAATGTATGTAAAACAGCTGTTAGTAGATCAATACGGCGAATCAGAGGTTGAGCAAGGTGGCTTGAGAGTAACCACCACTTTAGATCTAGATCTTCAGGAAGATGTAGAAAAAATAGTACTGGAGGAGATAGCTAAAGTTACCAACTTTAATGTAACAAATGGTGCAGTAGTGGCAATTGATCCTCAAACAGGAGAAGTATTAGCTATGGTGGGATCTAAGGACTATAGTGAAACTGGAGATGAAGAGGAAGCATTTGAGGGCAAGTTCAATGTTGCTGTGCAGGGCTTAAGGCAGCCCGGTTCAGCAATTAAACCATTTACCTATGCTACAGCCCTATCTAAGGGCTATGCAGCTGACACTGTTCTTGTTGACGCATTAACTGAGTTTCCCGGTGGCGAAGAAAATCCTGAATATATACCTGAAAACTATGATGGTAAGTATCGTGGGCCACTACAGTTACGCTACGGATTAGCCAATTCTATAAACACCATGGCAGTTAAAACCTTAGCTCTAGTGGGCGTTGAGGATATGATGGAAATTGCGTTTAAGATGGGCTTTACAACATTAGAGCCAACACGCAGCAATATTAACCGATTTGGGCTATCTATAACTCTTGGAGGGGGCGAAGTGCGCTTAATAGATATGACATCGGCCTTTGGAGTGTTTGGAGCTTCTGGAGTTCGTCACGAGCCTATATCTATTCTTAAGATCGAGAATTCTAACGGTAAAACAATTTTTGAGCACAAACAAAGTCGCGGCAAAGAAGTGTTAGAGCCAGGAGTTGCCTATATAATCTCAGATATTCTTTCAGATAACGAGGCCAGGTCACTAGTTTTTGGTCCCAATAGTTACCTAAATATTCCTGGTCACAAAGTAGCCGTTAAAACTGGTACCACCAATGATTTTCGTGATAACTGGACCATTGGCTACACTAAAGATATTGTAGTCGGCGTCTGGGTTGGCAATAATAATAATTCCCCCATGAAATCTGTTGCTTCTGGTGTTACAGGGGCCGCCCCAATCTGGAGTCGTATTATGCGCTCAGCTTTAGCAACGCGCTCAAGTGGTTTTGGTGATCTTCCGGATAATATAGTCCAGATACAGATAGATAAATTTGCGGGTGGAAAACCAGTTGGTGGGCAACCAACCAGACTTGAATATTTTGTCAAAGGAACAGAACCAAGTGATGTGTCGCCGATCTACCAAAAACTAAAAGTCTCTCGTTCAGACTCAAATAAACTGGCTAATAGTATTGAAATTGCCAAAGGAGAATACGATGAAAAAGACTTTATTGTTTTACAGGAAAAGGACCCTTTTGGCACAGATACAATAAACAGATGGCAAGCTGGTATTAATAAGTGGCTAGAATCTGTAGAAGATTCCAAATACCACCCACCCACCGAAACGACTTCAACTGACGAATCCTCTGTTGTGATCAGCTTTAAAGATCCGGAGGATCACAAACAATATGACGAGACAAAAATCCATATTCGGGCCCAGGCTGTCTCCGGCTCTTCCATTAAAAAGATCGAGGTATTTATTGATGGAACCAGTAAACATACTGCAAATTCAGATAAAGTAGACATTGAATTAGACCTATCACAGGGAGCTTATACTATAAAGGTCCGCGCGGAAAACGATAAAGGAAATTCAGCCGAATCCGAGCGAAAAATCGGAGTACAAGTTCCCTGGGATAGTAATCCAACAAGTACTCCAACTCCTTCCCAATCCCCCATCCCCACTCTTTAA
- a CDS encoding 50S ribosomal protein L20: MVRIKRGVVSKRKHNKVLKAVKGFRLSRSKLIKRAREALVRSFEHAFQGRKERKRDFRQLWITRISEAAKREGISYSKLINLLKQNKIELDRKVLADLVVNDPDTFKQIVAKVALVGS, encoded by the coding sequence ATGGTAAGAATAAAAAGAGGAGTCGTATCCAAACGTAAACATAATAAGGTCTTAAAGGCTGTTAAAGGCTTTCGATTAAGTCGCTCAAAACTCATAAAACGTGCACGTGAGGCATTGGTTCGTAGTTTTGAACATGCTTTTCAGGGTCGCAAGGAAAGAAAAAGAGATTTTAGACAGCTCTGGATTACAAGAATTTCAGAAGCAGCAAAAAGAGAAGGAATAAGTTATAGTAAGCTTATAAACCTACTTAAACAGAACAAGATTGAGCTTGATCGTAAAGTACTAGCAGATTTAGTAGTTAACGATCCAGACACCTTTAAACAGATAGTAGCTAAGGTAGCTTTAGTAGGTTCCTAG
- the cas2 gene encoding CRISPR-associated endonuclease Cas2 — translation MPTNSKQKDKIRELTFGTTDGVSNVLLYFLYINKLVHSRNVMHIPGMCDFNQADYLLTKFAKTQIRRALYSLIQQGLVDNSADRTITITKLGKTKARTKLQLEVEPKPWKGKLYLINYDIPTKANSKRVMFQRLLLKHNAAMLQNSVYITPYNPSPIIQKFSKKYSLPGEILISILDIKSTFQTAVEVRSILWKVFKLEELNQRYAQFLDSYAGLSSESIQNKKLTLSITFQYASIRKDDPALPSQLLLERYLGFEATKLFHKLITHL, via the coding sequence ATGCCAACCAACTCTAAGCAAAAAGACAAAATTCGCGAGCTTACATTTGGTACTACAGACGGAGTATCCAATGTTCTTCTGTACTTTTTGTATATTAACAAGCTTGTACATTCCAGGAATGTGATGCACATTCCTGGAATGTGTGATTTTAACCAAGCAGACTATCTTCTTACCAAATTTGCTAAAACCCAAATACGCCGCGCTCTCTATTCTCTTATCCAACAAGGCCTTGTAGATAATTCAGCTGACAGGACTATTACTATTACCAAACTTGGAAAAACAAAAGCCCGGACTAAGCTACAGCTTGAAGTAGAACCTAAACCATGGAAAGGTAAACTTTATCTTATTAACTACGATATTCCTACCAAAGCCAACTCTAAGCGTGTAATGTTCCAGAGACTTCTTCTAAAACATAACGCAGCGATGCTTCAAAATAGCGTATATATTACCCCATACAATCCAAGCCCAATCATTCAGAAATTTAGCAAAAAATATAGTCTTCCGGGTGAAATTTTAATATCTATCCTAGATATTAAAAGCACTTTTCAGACAGCAGTAGAAGTGCGTAGTATTCTTTGGAAAGTATTCAAGCTCGAAGAGCTAAATCAGCGCTACGCACAGTTTTTAGACTCTTATGCTGGCCTTTCTTCTGAATCAATCCAGAATAAAAAATTAACTCTTAGCATTACTTTTCAGTATGCTTCAATCAGAAAAGATGACCCAGCTCTCCCCTCCCAGCTCTTATTAGAGCGTTATTTAGGATTTGAAGCCACAAAATTATTCCATAAGCTAATTACACATCTATGA
- the nusB gene encoding transcription antitermination factor NusB, which translates to MKTEKDPRHIQRRRIVQDLFAYSFKKQRLLDTKSKDIIAQLSEIDINISKAAPAWPINKISKIDLAILRLAVYELLLEKSAPSKVIIDEAIELAKEFGGDSSPAFVNGVLGKIITINENTNN; encoded by the coding sequence GTGAAAACAGAAAAAGACCCCAGACATATTCAGAGGAGAAGAATTGTGCAGGACCTGTTTGCTTATAGTTTTAAGAAACAGAGATTGCTAGATACAAAGTCTAAAGATATAATTGCGCAGCTATCTGAAATAGATATAAATATATCCAAAGCAGCACCAGCATGGCCAATCAATAAGATTTCTAAAATAGATCTAGCTATACTTAGACTAGCAGTCTATGAACTATTACTGGAAAAGTCCGCGCCATCAAAGGTTATAATTGACGAAGCTATTGAACTGGCTAAGGAATTTGGCGGTGACTCGTCACCAGCTTTCGTGAACGGAGTTTTAGGTAAGATAATAACTATAAATGAAAACACTAATAACTAA
- a CDS encoding 50S ribosomal protein L35, with amino-acid sequence MKKQKTKQKTKKAAVKRFKLTKTGKLLRRRQNAGHLKTGKSKSQKRRAKTSTTLMGRFKSKIIRLITA; translated from the coding sequence ATGAAAAAACAGAAAACTAAACAAAAGACAAAAAAAGCAGCAGTAAAACGTTTTAAGTTAACCAAAACTGGTAAGTTGCTGCGCCGCAGACAAAATGCTGGTCATCTGAAGACCGGCAAATCAAAGAGCCAAAAAAGAAGAGCTAAAACCTCTACTACTTTAATGGGTAGATTTAAAAGTAAGATTATAAGATTAATAACCGCCTAA